A window of Streptomyces broussonetiae genomic DNA:
GATCCGTACTCCGTCGAAGCCGGACACCGCACTGCGCACCGTGTCCTGCAACGGCTGCGTCCACCGGGCGGGAATCGCGGCCGCGCCGGTGCGGACCCCGGCCACCGACCCGGCGGTCGCCGCGTTGGAGTCGGTGTCCAGGCCGCCACGCACGGCCAGGGCGAGGGTCCGGGTGAAGTCGTCGTCGCCGTAGAGCAGCGCGGCGGTGAGCACGGCGGCATTGGGGACGGTGTGGATCCAGCCGAGCCCGGGGGTCTCCCCGGCCACCGTGGCCAGGGTCTCCTGCCAGGGCAGAGCGGAGTCGTGCAGCGCCGCGACCCGCCGTACGGTACGGGCGAGCCTGCTGCCCGCCGGGATCACGCCGAGCGCGCTCTCCAGTGCGTCCCGCACGCTCGGCGCGGTGAACGCCGCCGCGATCAGCGCCGCCGCCCACATGGCGCCGTACACCCCGTTTCCGGTGTGCGACAGCACCGCGTCCCGACGGGCCAGACCGGCGGCGCGGGCCGGGTCGCCCGGGCAGGTCCAGCCGTGGATGTCGGCGCGGATCAGCGCCCCGATCCACTCCTGGTACGGGTTGTGGTACGTCGCCGTCAGCGGCGGTCTGAGCCCGTCGACGAGATTGCGGTACGCCACCCGTTCCGCGGTGAAGGTCTGCAGGTACGGCAGTCTGAGCAGCCACAGGGCGCCGACCTGCTCGGTGCTGAAGCCGAAGCCGTGGGTCTCCAGCAGGTCCAGGCCGAGGATGGTGTAGTCCACGTCGTCGTCCCGGCAACTGCCCTGGATCCGGCCGCGTACGCAGGCGCGCCACTCCGGGCGCAGCACGGCCCGGTCGGCCGGGTCGGTGGGCTCGGGCAGATAGTCGGTGAGCGGCAGGGCTTCGGCCCTTTGCAGATAGCGGTCGATACGGGCGCGGGTCCACACCTCGCCCTGTTCGACCGGCTTGCCGAGCATGTTGCCCGCGATCCGGCCGAGCCAGCCGCCGTGGATACGGTCGGCGAGGTCCGGCCCGGTGCGGCCGGCGGCGTCGGCGGACGGGGCGGCCGTGGTGGGCTGCGGGGTCATGGTGGGGATCTACCCGCTTTCCCCAGGCCGCTCCCAGCCGCTTCCCAGCCTTCGGTCGGGGCATGACGGCGGGGGCCTGCTGAGGTTAAGGTCGCAGCGGCGCGACTGGCCCTGACGTGCGCGGGGCCCGGAGAGCAAGGGGAAAGCAAGGTGGCTCACGCTGCAGTGGACGAGACCCGTCGGGTGCTCATCGCCGCGGACAAGTTCAAGGGCTCGCTGACGGCCGTACAGGTCGCCGAGCGGGTGACGGCCGGGCTGCGCCGGGTCGTACCGGACCTCGAGGTCGAGGCGCTGCCCGTGGCCGACGGTGGCGACGGCACCGTGGACGCGGCGGTCGCGGCCGGTTTCGAGCGGCGCGAGGTGCGCGTCGCCGGGCCGCTGGGCCAGGAGGTGACGGCCGCGTACGCGCTGCGCGGCGACACCGCGGTCGTGGAGATGGCCGAGGCGAGCGGTTTGCAGCGGCTTCCGGCCGGTGTCTTCGCGCCCCTGACCGCCTCGACGTACGGCTCCGGGGAGCTGCTGCGGGCCGCGCTGGACGCGGGCGCGCGGACGATCGTGTTCGGTGTCGGCGGCAGCGCCACCACGGACGGCGGCGCGGGGATGCTGGCGGCGCTGGGCGCCCGGTTCCTGGACGAGGACGGCGAGCCGGTGCCGCCGGGCGGCGGGGGGCTGGCCGACCTGGCCGCCGCCGACCTCTCCGGCCTGGACCCGCGCCTGTCCTCGGTGGAGCTGGTCC
This region includes:
- a CDS encoding ADP-ribosylglycohydrolase family protein, yielding MTPQPTTAAPSADAAGRTGPDLADRIHGGWLGRIAGNMLGKPVEQGEVWTRARIDRYLQRAEALPLTDYLPEPTDPADRAVLRPEWRACVRGRIQGSCRDDDVDYTILGLDLLETHGFGFSTEQVGALWLLRLPYLQTFTAERVAYRNLVDGLRPPLTATYHNPYQEWIGALIRADIHGWTCPGDPARAAGLARRDAVLSHTGNGVYGAMWAAALIAAAFTAPSVRDALESALGVIPAGSRLARTVRRVAALHDSALPWQETLATVAGETPGLGWIHTVPNAAVLTAALLYGDDDFTRTLALAVRGGLDTDSNAATAGSVAGVRTGAAAIPARWTQPLQDTVRSAVSGFDGVRISALAERTLRLAAAGP
- a CDS encoding glycerate kinase; amino-acid sequence: MDETRRVLIAADKFKGSLTAVQVAERVTAGLRRVVPDLEVEALPVADGGDGTVDAAVAAGFERREVRVAGPLGQEVTAAYALRGDTAVVEMAEASGLQRLPAGVFAPLTASTYGSGELLRAALDAGARTIVFGVGGSATTDGGAGMLAALGARFLDEDGEPVPPGGGGLADLAAADLSGLDPRLSSVELVLASDVDNPLTGPKGAPAVYGPQKGASPDDVATLDAALAHFAKALEAAVGPQAAEYAAAPGAGAAGGIGYGALLLGARFRPGIEVMLDVLGFAPALGRASLVITGEGSLDEQTLHGKAPAGVAAASRSAGKPVVAVCGRLALEPAALERAGIGRAYPLTSVEPDVARCIADAGPILEQVAARIAEDHLR